A window of Calliopsis andreniformis isolate RMS-2024a chromosome 3, iyCalAndr_principal, whole genome shotgun sequence contains these coding sequences:
- the LOC143188685 gene encoding chymotrypsin-2-like: MKTLVAFLLPTTFALIHAESSLYSSLKTTKILINSIKVIFDITTSTAGLVPRIIDGIVAKPGEIPYQVALQDIGSGLHFCGGSILSDYYVITAAHCVDGKSPKNIKVIAGTVDLLKKGSEHYAKEIYMHTKYNSSDSWVNDIALIKVDTRFVKSALISFVPLPEPGEVVKANDPAIVSGFGRLAYQGERTNLLHWVNITIANQDYCREVYSQTKNIYGTHVCAYDPTAVRGHCKGDSGGPLMVRGKLAGLVSWSKNCADKVYPSVYTRVSSYLDWIKEHAI, translated from the exons ATGAAGACATTGGTTGCCTTTCTACTTCCGACTACATTCGCCTTAATCCATG CAGAAAGTAGTTTATATTCATCCTTAAAGACcacaaaaattttaataaatagcaTTAAAGTAATTTTTGATATTACTACTTCCACAGCTGGATTGGTGCCAAGAATTATAGATGGAATAGTGGCGAAGCCAGGTGAAATTCCTTATCAA GTCGCTTTGCAAGATATAGGTAGTGGACTTCATTTCTGTGGTGGATCGATCCTCAGCGACTATTATGTTATAACTGCTGCTCACTGTGTAGATGG AAAATCACCAAAGAACATCAAAGTTATTGCTGGTACAGTGGATCTATTGAAGAAAGGATCAGAACACTATGCAAAGGAGATCTACATGCACACAAAATATAATAGCAGTGATTCGTGGGTGAACGATATCGCTTTGATCAAG GTGGATACTCGTTTCGTAAAATCTGCTCTGATATCTTTCGTCCCACTACCTGAGCCTGGAGAAGTCGTTAAAGCCAACGACCCAGCCATAGTCTCTGGATTTGGTAGACTTGCG TACCAAGGGGAAAGGACGAATCTCTTACACTGGGtgaacattacaattgcgaACCAAGACTACTGTAGAGAAGTGTACAGCCAGACGAAAAATATCTACGGCACACATGTGTGTGCGTATGATCCCACTGCTGTTAGAGGCCATTGCAAG GGTGATTCTGGTGGTCCTTTGATGGTGAGAGGAAAACTAGCTGGACTCGTATCCTGGTCGAAAAACTGTGCCGATAAAGTATATCCTTCAGTGTATACACGTGTCAGCTCGTATCTTGATTGGATTAAGGAACATGCAATATAA